TGACTCCCGCGGGGTACGTCGGCGTCGCCGACGACCTCGTCGACGAGATCGACGAGTAAGCAGCGGGGTCGCCGACGGCCCGCGCCGAGCGCCGATCCGCGCCGCGAGGAGGCCGTCGGCGCCACAAGAGGTTTGTCGGTCGCGCGTGCAGATGCGGTCGATGCCCTCCGACGACACCGACGAGACGGAGTACTCCGTCTTCGGCAACGAACCGAGCGACGACTGGGCGGACGCGGGCGACGACCGACGCGCCGACCCCGACTCAACCCGTCCGGGAGACGGGTCCGAATCGCTGGCGACCGGGGAGGACGACGGCTGCCCGAAATGCGGGAGCGAGGAGACAGAGACGGACGAGATCGCGACGAGCGGCACCGGTCTCACGAAGATGTTTGACGTGCAGAACCGCTCGTTCGTCGTGGTCTCCTGTGCGAACTGCGGCTACTCGGAGCTGTACAAGGGCCAGTCGACGGGGAACGCCATCGACTTCTTCGTCGGCTGAGAGCGACCGTCAGCCTCCGTGGTCGCTCTGGTGGCCTCTGAGACCGCCGCACGCCGCCGGGAGCGACCGATTTATGTCGACAGCGGAACCGGTTCCGACCGGACATGGTCTCCCTCCGTCACCCCTCCGCGCTCCCCGTCGTCGGCGTCGTCGCCGACGGCCGCACGTACAGGCACCTGTTGTACCTCCTGCTCGCGGTCCCGCTCGGATTCGTCTACTCGACGCTGTTCACGTTCGGCGTCGCGTTCGGGCTGGTCCTCTCGGTCGCGCTCGTCGGGCTCGTCGTCCTGTTCGCGGCCCTGATCGGGGCCCGGCTCGCAGCGGGACTGGAGCGTCGGCTCGCGAACGCACTGCTCGGGACCCACCTGCTGCGCCCGGACGACCTCGCCGACGCCGACGGCGCGCTCGCGGGCGTCAGGAAGTACGTCGACGCCCCGTCGACGTGGGCGGGGCTCGGCTTCCTCTCGCTGAAGTTCTGGGTGAGCCTCCTCGCGTTCGTCCCCCTCTTCCTGCTGGCGAGCGCGCTGCCGCTGGTCGCCGCCCCCCTGCGGTACCCCTACGAGGCCGACTTCGGCGAGGTGAACGGCGAGCCGGTGACGTGGGCGATCGACACCCTCCCGGAGGCGCTGATCGCGCTCCCGCTCGGCGTCGTCGGCGTCCTCCTCGCGCTTCACCTCACCAACCTCGTGGCGTACGTCTCCCGGCGGATGGGCCTCGCGCTGCTCGGTCGTCGGGAGCCGGCCGAGTCGCATTCGGCGGACTCGGTGGAGGACGACGATGGCGAGAGCGACGAAGACGTCTCGATCGACGGCGACTTCGATTTCGTCGACGACCCCGCTCCGGCCGACCGCGACGCCGCCCCCGCCGACCGCGACGCCACCTCTACTGACCGCGACGACGACGCCCGCTGACCCGGAGACCGCTCGGCGAACGGGACGATCCCCCGAGCGACTTATTCGCGTGCGGTCGTCAGGACGGGTATGGCACCGACGCTGGTCAACGCCGCGTTCGGCGCGCTGCTCGCGGCCGCCCTTCTCGGCGTCGCGTTCGACCGGCGCTCGGTCGCGGTGGTCGTCGCCGCCGCGATGCTCCCGGACCTCGACGCGGTCGCGAGCCTCGCGGTCCCGGGCGCGACGAACGCCCTCCTCCACGCGGTCTGGCTCCCCCTCGCCGCCGGGATCGCCCTCTACTGGGACACGGAGATCCGCGACGCCTCCCGGCTCCGCGAGCGGGCGGGGCGACGGGGAGTCCGGGTCGCGTGGGTCGCGCTCGCGGCGTTCCTCGTCGCCGGCGTCGGCCCGGACCTGTTCGGTAGCGAGGGGGTGAACCTGCTGTACCCGCTCGCCGACGCCTACTACCTCGTCGACGGGGGGCTCCTCTTCTCGACGGAGGACGGCGTCGTCCAGACGTTCGTCGCGTTCGGCGCGGGGGGTCCGGGGATCCTTCCGCTGGAGACGCTCGGCACGACCGAGTCGTACGCGATTCCGATGTTCTCGAACCCCGACGGCCGACCGGGGCTCTCGCCGGGCGCCGAGCGCGAGCTCCACCTCGTCCGCACCGGCTGGCAGCTGGTCGTCGTCGCCGCCGCGGTGGCGCTGCTGGCGGTCCGGCTCCGGTGGGAGAGGCGGGGCGGGACGGGGAGGGCCGACGTCGAGTCGGCCGGCGTCGACACGGCCGAGACCGACGACGACCCGGAGGTGACCCGGTAGATGGTCTCCACAGTGGTCCACGCCGGGTTCGCGGTCCTGCTCGCGGCCGGGCTGCTCGACGACCGGTTCGACCGCCGGGCGCTCGCGGTCCTGCTCCTCGTCGTCGTCGCGCCCGAGGCCGACAGCTTCCTCGGCCCGATCATGCCGGGCGCCCACCGGACGGTCGGCCACACGCTCGTGATCCCCGCGGTCGCCGCGGTCCTGTTGTACTACGACACGCGGATCCGGGAGACGTCAGCGGTGCGCGCGCGCCTCTCGGCGCGGTGGATCACCGTCGCGTGGGCCGCGCTGTTCGCGCACGTCTTCGCGCACGTGGCGCTCGACTGGGTCCATCTCGACGGGGTGAACTACCTCTGGCCGCTCCGCGACCAGTTCCTCCGGCTCGACGGGGAAATCATGCTCTCGACGGCGGACGGGTTCGTCCAGACGTTCGTCGACCTGCGGGTCGACCCGGAGACCGGGACGCGCACGGTCGACGCCGGCGCCACGGGGACCACGGAGACGGTCCACGTCAACAACCCGGTCGAGCCGCGCGATCCCGCCGAGGAGATCGAGGAACCGGTCGAGCGTATCTTCCCGGTCGCGAGCGCCGGTTGGCGGCTCTACCTGATCGGAACCGGGCTCTTCGCGCTGGCCGCCCGGCGATTGCAGGACAGGGCGCCGCGGGAGGAGGGCGCGTGAGGACGGTCGGCCGCGGGAGGGGTGACGGGCCGACATTGTATGGCTGGAGAGTGAATCCGCTGTAGGCCGTACCGCCTCGCGATGAGCCCTCGTTCACGCGACGACGAGCGCCTCGCCGGCGAGGAGGTCGCGGTGGTCGGCGCCGGGTTCGGCGGCCTCTCCGCGGCCGCCTACCTCGCCGACGCCGGCGCGGACGTGACGGTGTTCGAGCGCAACGAGCGTCTGGGAGGATGCGCCGGCCGGATCGAGCGGGACGGCTTCCGGATCGACACCGGCCCCTCGTGGTACCTGATGCCGGAGGTGTTCGACCGCTTCTTCGGCCACTTCGGGCGGTCGACCGAGGAGTTCTACGAGCTGACGGAACTGGACCCCCTCTACGAAGTCGTCTGGAAGGACGGCGACCGCGCGGCGATGCCCGCGGACCGGGCGGGCCAGAAGGCACTGTTCGAGTCGTACGAGGCGGGCGC
Above is a window of Halorubrum depositum DNA encoding:
- a CDS encoding zinc ribbon domain-containing protein, with amino-acid sequence MPSDDTDETEYSVFGNEPSDDWADAGDDRRADPDSTRPGDGSESLATGEDDGCPKCGSEETETDEIATSGTGLTKMFDVQNRSFVVVSCANCGYSELYKGQSTGNAIDFFVG
- a CDS encoding sensor domain-containing protein, with translation MVSLRHPSALPVVGVVADGRTYRHLLYLLLAVPLGFVYSTLFTFGVAFGLVLSVALVGLVVLFAALIGARLAAGLERRLANALLGTHLLRPDDLADADGALAGVRKYVDAPSTWAGLGFLSLKFWVSLLAFVPLFLLASALPLVAAPLRYPYEADFGEVNGEPVTWAIDTLPEALIALPLGVVGVLLALHLTNLVAYVSRRMGLALLGRREPAESHSADSVEDDDGESDEDVSIDGDFDFVDDPAPADRDAAPADRDATSTDRDDDAR
- a CDS encoding metal-dependent hydrolase, whose amino-acid sequence is MVSTVVHAGFAVLLAAGLLDDRFDRRALAVLLLVVVAPEADSFLGPIMPGAHRTVGHTLVIPAVAAVLLYYDTRIRETSAVRARLSARWITVAWAALFAHVFAHVALDWVHLDGVNYLWPLRDQFLRLDGEIMLSTADGFVQTFVDLRVDPETGTRTVDAGATGTTETVHVNNPVEPRDPAEEIEEPVERIFPVASAGWRLYLIGTGLFALAARRLQDRAPREEGA